From Vreelandella neptunia, the proteins below share one genomic window:
- a CDS encoding LacI family DNA-binding transcriptional regulator — protein sequence MTNIRKVAELAGVSVATVSRALKSPDIVSPTTREKVLKAVDQAGYKPNLMAVQFRSQRTYNLVVLVPTIANTFFARVISGIQEAAQERGYGVLLCNTLGNEAMETQYASLVSTRQADGVIQLRAFNPFSEKAFPAGAVLPMINACEVLDDAPCPTVKLDNRAAAREATEHLIALGHRRIGMIKGPRRSPLTRDREQGYQDALSAAGIPLDESLLCPGDFTPLSGYQAAETLIALAERPSAIFCESDEMAIGAISRIKEAGLQIPEDISVAGFDDIAFASYSDPPLTTIAQPAEAFGREAVAMLIEVLEGRQVDNLVLPYTLVSRASTATCRP from the coding sequence ATGACCAATATACGTAAGGTCGCCGAGTTGGCGGGGGTGTCGGTAGCGACCGTATCACGCGCGTTAAAGTCGCCGGATATCGTCTCGCCCACCACCCGGGAAAAAGTGCTGAAGGCCGTTGATCAAGCGGGCTACAAACCTAATTTGATGGCGGTTCAGTTTCGCTCACAGCGCACTTATAACTTAGTGGTTTTGGTACCTACTATCGCCAACACCTTCTTTGCGCGGGTGATTAGCGGTATTCAGGAAGCGGCCCAAGAGCGCGGCTATGGCGTTCTGCTGTGTAACACGCTCGGTAATGAAGCGATGGAAACCCAGTACGCCAGTTTAGTCAGTACCCGCCAGGCCGATGGCGTGATTCAACTGCGTGCGTTTAACCCTTTTTCTGAAAAGGCGTTTCCCGCTGGGGCGGTATTGCCGATGATCAATGCCTGCGAGGTGCTGGACGACGCCCCATGCCCCACCGTCAAGCTCGACAATCGAGCGGCAGCCCGGGAGGCCACCGAGCATTTGATCGCCCTGGGGCATCGTCGAATCGGCATGATTAAAGGGCCTCGTCGCAGCCCTTTGACCCGCGACCGTGAACAAGGCTACCAGGATGCGTTGAGCGCGGCGGGCATTCCGTTAGATGAGAGCCTGCTTTGTCCTGGCGATTTCACGCCACTTTCTGGCTATCAGGCGGCTGAAACGCTTATTGCTTTAGCGGAGCGCCCCTCCGCCATTTTTTGTGAAAGCGATGAAATGGCCATAGGCGCTATAAGCCGTATCAAAGAAGCAGGCCTGCAGATCCCAGAGGATATTTCGGTGGCGGGTTTTGATGATATTGCGTTTGCTTCTTACAGCGACCCGCCGCTGACGACGATTGCCCAACCGGCGGAAGCGTTCGGACGCGAAGCCGTTGCGATGTTGATCGAGGTTCTGGAAGGGAGGCAAGTAGACAATTTGGTGCTGCCTTATACCCTGGTCTCAAGAGCCAGTACTGCAACATGCCGACCTTAG
- a CDS encoding Gfo/Idh/MocA family protein, translating into MPRTNQPRIRLGMIGGGQGAFIGQVHRLAARLDDTCELVCGAFSRSADNNQLTGEACHLPDERIYADWQQLLESEQQLPVEQRMQLLVIVTPNHLHVPIAEAAMQAGFHVFCEKPAAVSLQEAQRLAESWQASGCLYGLAHTYLGYPMVWQAREMVSEGQIGSIRKIHVEYPQGWLGERLEQQGNKQAAWRTDPSLAGISGCMADIGTHAFGLAEFISGHRVSELCASLASHADGRQLDDDGDVLLRTDQGASGTLVASQVCSGEENALKIRLYGDKGALEWHQMEPNSLLYRPLQAAMRTLRAGIDQPDLFPSAMQRLRLPGGHPEGYLEALGNLYRDFAHAIHHGKQGDVEGVPGMASGLRGMAFIEAVTTSAKSEQKWTPLPATQLSGA; encoded by the coding sequence ATGCCGCGAACCAATCAACCCCGCATCCGCTTAGGCATGATCGGCGGCGGACAAGGGGCGTTTATCGGCCAAGTTCACCGCTTAGCTGCCCGTCTTGACGACACCTGCGAGCTGGTATGTGGCGCCTTTAGCCGCTCGGCGGATAACAACCAACTGACCGGCGAAGCTTGCCACCTACCCGACGAGCGTATTTACGCTGATTGGCAGCAATTACTGGAAAGCGAGCAGCAACTTCCCGTCGAACAGCGCATGCAGTTATTGGTGATCGTAACGCCTAACCATCTTCACGTACCGATCGCGGAAGCGGCCATGCAGGCAGGCTTTCATGTGTTTTGCGAAAAACCGGCGGCAGTCTCACTCCAAGAAGCTCAGCGCTTAGCAGAAAGCTGGCAGGCCAGTGGCTGCCTGTATGGCTTGGCGCATACCTACTTAGGCTACCCCATGGTATGGCAAGCCCGGGAGATGGTGAGCGAGGGCCAAATAGGTAGTATTCGCAAAATTCATGTGGAGTACCCCCAAGGCTGGCTAGGCGAGCGTTTAGAACAGCAGGGTAATAAACAGGCCGCTTGGCGCACCGACCCTTCGCTCGCAGGTATCAGCGGCTGCATGGCCGATATTGGCACCCACGCTTTTGGCCTCGCCGAGTTTATTTCCGGGCATCGTGTTAGCGAGCTATGCGCCTCGCTTGCCAGCCACGCCGACGGACGCCAATTGGACGATGACGGCGATGTGTTGCTGCGCACCGATCAAGGCGCCAGCGGCACCCTGGTGGCCAGCCAGGTCTGCAGCGGGGAAGAAAACGCACTCAAAATTCGTCTTTACGGTGATAAAGGGGCATTGGAGTGGCATCAAATGGAGCCCAACAGCCTGCTCTACCGCCCGCTTCAAGCAGCGATGCGCACCCTCCGTGCGGGCATCGACCAACCTGACCTTTTCCCCAGCGCAATGCAGCGCTTGCGCCTACCCGGCGGCCACCCCGAAGGGTACCTGGAAGCACTCGGCAACCTTTACCGCGACTTTGCCCACGCCATTCATCATGGCAAGCAAGGCGACGTTGAGGGCGTTCCCGGCATGGCCTCCGGGCTACGTGGCATGGCATTTATCGAGGCAGTCACCACCAGCGCCAAAAGCGAACAGAAATGGACGCCGCTGCCCGCCACTCAACTGTCTGGAGCCTAA